TCTTCGACGACGGTCGCGCCGTCAGGGGTATCGATCAGCCGCTGCACCTTGGCCTCGTAGGCGTCCAACTGGGAATGGCAGTGACGGACCAGGCCGATGCCCTCCTGAAACAGCTTTAAGGATTCATCCAAGGGCGCATCGCCCGTTTCCAGCGACCGCACCACCTCTTCGAGGCGACCGATGGCCGCTTCGTAGGTCAGATTTGGGTTTGCTTTCCCATTTGCCACCGCCGATTCTCCCTTCTCTCTTCCACGCGGCAGGTCAGTTCGCCGCGCTGCAATACGATATCCACCCGTTCCCCTTCCGCCACGCCAGCACTGTCGCGAAGGACGTGTCCAGTCGGGTCCAGGCAAATTGCAAAACCACGGTCTAAAACGGCCAAGGGGCTGAGGGCGTCGAGCAGCCCCGCCTGCATGACCAGTTCCCGCCGCCGGTTCTGCTGTTCTTTTTGAACGGCTGCGATCAGCCGGTTTTTCAGGTCTTCCGTCCGGTCCCGCTTCTGGCGCAGGCGCTGGGGCGACGCCGCCGAAAGGAGACGCACCTCCAGTTCCTTGAGCCGTCCCCGCAGTTGGGCCGCCCGGCTGAGCGACACGGCCCGGCGCAGCCGCTCCTCAAACTGGTCTATGCGCTGGCGCGGGACGCGGAGCCTTACCATCGGGTTATTGAGCGACGGCCGTCCGGCCAGGGCCGACAGCGCCCGCCGTTCCCGGGCCAGGCGCACCGTCGTGGCCCGTTGCAACTGCAAGGCCAGGTCGTCAACACGACCGTGCAAGGCGCTGTAGAGGGGAACGACCAGTTCCGCCGCCGCTGACGGCGTGGCGGCCCGCACATCGGCCACCAGATCGGTGAGGGACACGTCCGATTCGTGGCCCACCGCCGACACAACCGGGACAGGGCAGGCAGCGATGGCCCGGCAGAGGGCTTCATCGTTAAAGGCCCACAAATCCTCCCGTGAACCGCCGCCTCGACCGATGATCACCACATCGACACCGGGCACGCGGACGATCAGTTGCAGTGCCCGGATCAGGCTCGGCACGGCCTCTTCCCCTTGCACGACGGCTGGAGCGAAGGCGATGTTCATGGCCGGGAATCGGCGTTTAATCACAGAAAACAAGTCTCGGATGGCCGCCCCGGTCGGCGCCGTCACAATGCCCACCTTGCGGGGCAGCGGCGGCAGGGGACGCTTGTGTTCGGCGGCGAAAAGGCCGTCCGCTTCGAGCCGTCTTTTCGCCTGCTCCAGGGCAAGAAAGATGCCGCCCAGCCCGGCCGGCTCCATCTCTTCGGCGTAGATCTGATAGATGCCGTCGCGCGGATAGACGCTCACCTGCCCACGCACGATCACGTTCAGGCCGTTTTCGGGACGGAAGGAGAGGTAGCGGTTTTTGCCGCGAAACATGACGGCTTTGACAACGCTATCCCTGTCTTTCAAGGTGAAGTACATATGGCCAGACGTGTGATGCTTGTAGTTGGAGATCTCCCCTTGCACCCACACATCGGCCAGCCGGGGCGCCTTTTCAAGGAGCCCCTGGATGTAGGTATTCAACTGGGTGACAGACCAGATCTTGTCCATCGGCGGCCCCCTTTTTGGCTCAATGCGCTGCGCTGGCGTGTCTCATCAACGCTACGCTGGAATGGATTCATCAAAACAGTTCGGCAAAAGAGGCAGCCGAATGGGGCGAGCGGAAGTAATGGACGCACCTGCGAAATTTTTTCGCGACACCGCCCCGGAAATCCTGCCAAGCGGTGTCAATCGCAAAACATGCGCTCCCCTAAAACGAATAGTGTATCCATTTTACCGCCCGCTCAGAGGCTTGAAAAGGAAAAAGCGCCGCAACGCAGCGCCTTTTTCATATATCTTACTTCTAGTTCGCCGCCTCGGCCGCCTTCGCCGTAATGTAGGCGTCGATGGCCTGGGCCGCCTTCTTGCCGGCGCCCATGGCCAGGATGACCGTGGCGGCGCCAGTGACGATGTCCCCGCCGGCAAAGACGCCGGGGATGGAAGTGCGGCCTTCTTCATCGGCGACAATGTTGCCGCGACGGTTCAGTTCCAGGCCGGCCGTCGACTTGGTAGCCAAGGGGTTCGGCCCCGTGCCGATGGCGACGATGACCGTGTCCATGTCCATGACAAACTCAGAGCCGGGGATCGCGACCGGCTTGCGCCGTCCCGAGGCGTCGGGTTCGCCCAGTTCGTAGCGGAGGCACTTCATCGCCTTTACCCAGCCGTTCTCATCGCCGATGATCTCGACGGGATTGGTGAGGAGCTTGAACTGAACGCCTTCCTCGCGGGCGTGTTCGATCTCCTCGGCCCGGGCCGGCATCTCCTTGTCGGAGCGGCGGTAGACGATGGTGACCTCTTCCGCGCCGAGGCGCACAGCCGTGCGGGCGGCGTCCATGGCCACGTTGCCTGCGCCCAGGACGGCCACCTTGCGGCCCAGTTTGACGGGCGTGCCGTATTCGGGGAAGCGGAAGCCCTTCATCAGGTTCGTCCGCGTCAAAAACTCGTTGGCCGAAAAGACGCCGCAGAGGTTTTCGCCGGGAATGCCCATGAAGTTGGGCAGACCCGCGCCGGTGCCGAGGAAGACGGCGGCATAGCCCTGTTCGTTCATCAGTTCTTCCACCGTCATGGACGGCCCGATGACGACGTTAAACTGCAACTCCACGCCGAGTTGACGCAGGTTGGCGATCTCTTTATCGACGATCGCCTTGGGCAGACGAAACTCGGGAATGCCGTACATAAGCACGCCGCCGGCGGTGTGCAAGGCCTCGAAGACGGTCACGGCGTAGCCAAGTTTGGCAAGCTCGGCGGCGCAGGTGAGGCCGGCCGGGCCGGCGCCGATGACAGCAACCTTGGCGCCCTTGGCCGGGGCGGCTTCGGTCGCGCTCGCGCCCTGGGCCATCTCCCAGTCGGCGACAAAGCGCTCCAGCCGCCCGATGGCGACCGGTTCCGACTTGATGCCCAGGATGCACTTTTCTTCGCACTGGCTCTCCTGGGGGCAGACGCGGCCGCAGATGGCGGGCAGCGCGTTTTTCTCTTTCAGCTTCACCGCTGCGCCGGCGAAATCGCGCTCGGCGACGGCTTTAATGAAATCGGGAATCAGCACCTCGACGGGGCATCCTTCCCGGCATTTGGGCTTTTTGCACTGGATGCAGCGGGCGGCTTCCTTGACGGCCTGCTCCTCCGTATAGCCGAGGGCGACTTCGTCAAAATTGGCGCGGCGGACCTGGGGGTCCTGGCAGGGCATCTCCTGACGGATCTTTTCCTTTAATGACACCCGCAGCGCCCCCCTTCGTGGTGGTGTTCCAGCGCCGCTAAGGCGCGCTTCTCCTCATCGCGATAGATGGTGAGTCGCTTGAGGGCCAGATCGAAATCGACCAGGTGGCCGTCAAACTCGGGGCCGTCGACACAGGCGAACTTGGTCTCGCCGCCGACGAGGACGCGGCAAGCGCCGCACATGCCCGTACCGTCCATCATCAGCGGGTTCATGCTGACGATGGTGTGGACGCCCATGGGACGGGTCGTGTTGGCGATGGCCCGCATCATCGGCATGGGGCCGATGGCCCAGACTCGTTGCAGGTCTTTGTTCGCTTCATAGAAGTCTTTCAGGGCGTCGGTGACAAAGCCCTTGCGGCCATAAGATCCGTCATCGGTGCAGACGATCAACTCGTCGCTGACAGCAGCCATCTTTTCTTCCCAGAAGAGCAGTTCCTTGTTGCGGGCGCCGATGATGGAGACGACACGGTTGCCCGCCTCCTTCAGGGCACGGGCGATGGGATAAATGGGAGCGATGCCGACGCCGCCGCCGACGACCACGACAGGACCGTCAAAGCGCTCAATCTCGGAAGGCACACCGAGTGGACCGACCACATCGAGGACCGCGTCCCCTGCTTCCAACTGGCCGAGCAGGCGGGTGCCCGCGCCGATCTCCTGGAAGATGGCCGTGATCGTCCCCTGCTCCCGGTCAAAGTCGGCGATGGTCAGCGGGATGCGCTCACCTTTCTCATCGGAGCGAAGAATAAAAAACTGTCCGGCCTTGGCTTTGGCCGCCACCAGCGGAGCTTTCAGATCGAAAAGCTTGACACTGGCGGAAAGGATCTCTTTCCGCACGATCGGGTACATTCGCCTGCTGCCTCCTCTATGCCATACTGCCGCACTACGCAAACGAAAACGTCTTACGAAAGCCGGACGCCGACCCTTGGCTTGCGATACTTGCGATAAAGGGACGTCGAACGCTGCTTCGGCAAAAGGACGTCAAAGCTGCTTTGCTAGACAGAGATCTATACTTTTTTTGAAAAACCCGGCGTCAAAACCTGTAAATCACCTGTGCACAGTTGAAAGTCCATTTTTATGATTCGTGACCCCATGCCCATCTCCTGCAAACCGGGGGAGGGCATGTTTTAAAAAATACGGACAAAGCCCGGCGCTTATGCTGCCGCCAGCCTGTCCGCACACTTATGACACAATATCCAGTGTACACCGTACAACCACTGCGGTCAACGGCAAGCAGTGGAAGCGGAGAGAAACTTGGCGCCTAACACAGCCACGCCGGCAGCGTTGTCGCCTGACAGGGCCGGTGTGGCAAAGGCGAGCCGGCCGCCGACAGCGCGGTGCTCCAACCGTTCCCGCAAGCGCCGCCGCAAAAAGCCGTTGGCCGCCACGCCGCCGACGATGAGGACCTCGCGACAGCCCGTCTCCTCGATGGCCCGGCGTAGGATCTTCTCCAACGTCGACGCCAGGCAGCGCTCGATGCCGCGGGCGATGGCCGCTGACGCAGCTTTTGTAGCGATGTCGCCGAGCATATCGCCACCGGCAGCTTCATTTGCTTTACGCCACTGATCGATGAGCCGCAGCGCCTGGGCCTCCGCGCCGGAAAAACTGACATTGTAGCCTTTCACCGAGGCGGGAAAGGTAATCGCCTCGATAGCTTCGATTGAACCTTCCGCCGCTCCTTCGGCGGCGCATCCCCCGCCGTCGCACTGGGCGGCCAGCGCCTCCAGGCGCGGTCCCGCCGGGAAGGGCAACCCTAAGGCCACGCCGACGCGGTCAACCAGTTGCCCGGCGTGCAGGTCTGTCGTCGCGCCCAACTTTTCTATGGAAAAAACCGCCCCAGCCGCGTCGAACTGCACCCGCAACAGTTCCGTCGTCCCGCCGGAGAGATGGACGGAGAGAAAGCCCTTCTCCAGCAGCGCATCAGCCTGTTCACGGTCTTCCAGAGAGGCGATCCCCGCCATGATGTGCCCCTCCTGGTGGGTCGTCGCGAAGAAGGGGATACCCTGCGCCGCCGCCACCGACCGCCCAACCGCCTCGCCAGCCAAAAAGACAGGCAGATAAGCGCCTTCCTCCGGCCTCGGGCGGGTGGAGACGGCGACGGCCTCAACGCGGACTTGCCGGAGACCTTCTTTACCGGCTTCCGCTTCCCCGAACTGGCGCAACTCAGCAAACAACGCTTCCATTACATGCGGCAATTGCCGGCCATGCAAAAAAAAGGCGTCTCCCTGGCGGAGACCCCTTTCTCCCTGCTTCACGGGCAACAATTGCCGTTTCTGGGCAAGCAGCCTTCCATCGAGGCTGGCAAAGGCGACAGAGGTCGTATAGCAACTCGTGTCGATGCCCAAAACTCCGCGAATGATTTCAGTCCCCATGGGCTACACCTCGTTGACACCAGGCGGCCGAGCGTCCTGTTCGGCCATGGAAAGCGTCTCCGGGTTCGCCGCTGTTTCTGGAATCACCGTGGTCGTCACTGGGTTCGTCACTGCGGCGGGCGCACCTTCCTGCGCCGGAGTCTTTTCACCCCGCGACTCGCGGATCTCCCGGGCCAGTTGACCGAGGATGCCGTTGACGAACTTGGCCGACTCCTCATTGGCGTAGATCTTCGCCAACTCAATGGCCTCGTTGATGGCCGCGTTCAAGGGGATGTCCTTCCGAAAGAGCATCTCAAAGATAGCCACGCGAAGCAGGTTGCGGTCCACATGGGGCATCCGCTCCAGGTTCCACTCCTTAGCCAGGCGGCGAATGTTCCCGTCGATCGTCTCCCGGTTCGCCACCGCCCCTTCGACCAGTTCCCGCGCAAAGGCGGCGGCCGCCTCGCTGATCCCGAATTCTTCACTGGCGTACTGCAAGGCATCAGCCGGTTCCATCCGGCCCACATCAGCCATAAACAACGTCTGCAAGGCAGTTTCCCGCCCTTGTCGCCTGCTCAAATGTCTCGCCCCTCCCCGTATTTATGATTATTCTTACCGCAAACGGCTTTTTCTCTCTTCCTCTACGGGATCGAAGGTGATCTGGATCTCCTTCGGCTCCATGCCGGTCGACGATTCGAGCACATGGCGCGTCGCCTGCTGGATCTTTTCCCCGAGGGCAGGTAGCCCTACCTTCAAATCAGAGGCCACATGCAACGCGATGGTAATGCCGTCAGACACAGTGTGGATGCGTACCCGCAACCCCCGGATGCCGACAAAACCGGCCACAGCGCCACGGATCAGCCCCTCGATGGCCAACCGGGAGATCTGCACCTTCCCGTGGGGCGTGCGCGCCAATATCGTCATGCCCTTCATCGGCCGAGGCCAGGCCCGGAACAAAAACCACCCCGCCAAGATTAAATAGAAGATCGCCCCAACAGCCCAGGTCGCGCGAACACCCCCCTGCCGCCAGGTGGTCAAGTACCTTTCCACAGTATCAGCGCCGCCGGCGTCTGCCCCGCCGCCGCCCGAAAAAGCGGCTGCCACGATGATGATGGCAATCGCCGCCGGCGGCAACGCCACCAAAAAAGCCAGCGGACGACTCGGCCCTTCCATGCCTGACCCCTCCCCGCTCGTTTGCCCGGCAACAGGTCGGACGGGCAAAACCCCCCTGAGATCCGTCGGTCTCAGGGGGGCCTCGATCATCTCACCCGGTCATCCTCTTTTGTTTCCGGCGTGGGGAAGTTCACCCCTTGAATATGCACATTGACCTCGACGACGGTCAACCCGGTCATGCTCTCGATGGAGCGCTTCACATTTTCCTGGACGCGCTTGGCCACCTCGGGGATGCGGCTGCCGAAATTGACGATGATGTTCATGTCAATGGCCGCCTCCCGTTCACCGACCTCGACCTTGACGCCTCGGGTCAGGTTCTTGCGACCGAGCATCTCGGCGATGCCGCCGCCCAAACCGCCGCTCATCGCGGCGACGCCTTCCACTTCAGTCGCCGCCAAGCCAGCGATGGTCGCAACGACCTCCTGGGCGATACGGACGTGGCCGATATCCTGCTTGGTTGTGATGGTATCCATGTGTACGGGCACCCCCTGGTGAGGATTTCCGATGGAGAGTGTCCATCATGTAGTATTGTACCAAAGGGAGGGAGAGTATACCAGATGCGAAAGTAATAGAAAAGGCTACTTGTTATCGGGTAAATACTTCTTCAAGCATAGTAGGACGTATGTCTTATCCACAAGGATTTAAAAATCAAACGCCGAATATTACAAGTCGTTGGTCGTGTTTGCCATGGTGTTTTTTTCAATTTAACCGGTGTGGTATTCAATATGTTTTATCAATAACTTATATCTCTTTTTTATTTGAGTTTTTATTTTAATACAAAAATAACCCGTGATTAGGTCACTACTCAAAAAATCTATAAAGCGAATATGTAGTGCTATTAAAAATTTTATTACATTTAAAGAAAAGGGGTTTGAAGTCTATGAGCATTACTGAAAAAAAGGAATACTGTACACAATATTAATCACTGCTTTAACTACTGCAATCACATGGACTGTAAATGCTGGTTTAGACAAAATTAAGATTGACCATTTGGGTTTACCCGGCACTTTAGAAAAAACAGACTCGGATGTTAAGGTTCCTACTAAAGAACCCGTTTCTGAGACTGTTCAACAATCTACTGAGTCCCTAAAAAAAACCGTTACTGAGCCTTCGAAACAATCAGTAACTGAACCTGTTAAACAAGCCACTACTGAGACTAACCAAACTATTAGTAAATCTAATAAGCCTCAAATGGCGGGTTCACTTATGGTTAATTTAAATGGCATTGATAAGAATTATTCTACTAATAATCCAATTGACAATAAAGGCATTAATAGTAGTTGGACAATATTTTTTTATAGCCGGGACAGCATATATATATATCATTACCTTCTGATGTTAAAACTGGTGATACGTTTTCGGCAGAGGATGGACAAATATCAACTTTAAGTTCGGTTCCAGTATCATTTTCATTTATGTATACTGAGAAAAATGGTATTTCTTATTCTTTAGTGGAAAGGTCTTTTTATGCGTTTTGGTTAATTATAGATAAATGGGAAGGCAGGGGGGGATATGCTGAAGGAAGATTTACAGCAGAAATACGGCCGAGTATAGGTAATTCAATAATCATGAAGAATGGAAGCTTTTCCGTTAAAATTAGAGATTAATGCAAGGATGTAATATTTAATATTTCTCCTTTACCTCCTGCTGAATAATAAAGGTCTTCTGCGATTTCTGCGCAATCATAGCCCAATTCGTGGCGGGGCAACTCATTCATTTTCTCTTATAACTCGCAGCGTTCGATCCCATGCGTCTGTTCCACGTAGCCGTTTTGCCGAGCAGTCGAGCTAAACTTGTCGTGCGCATGTACAACTTGCCGTTTGAGTTAAACACATCGGAACTTGATGAACTGATCGTCGCAATCATACTCTTATCGCTCTTCGTTTCATAGACGGTTTGTGTGACGGCGCTGTGCTTCCATCCCAGTTAAGCCCGTAGCCAAATTGAGCGCCCACATTCTCACTTAAATATTGTTTTTTGGGCCATCAGGACAAAAAAAGACTGCCGACAACGACCTTTGTCGACAGTCTGGGGGCTTCGATGACGAACTCGTCGAGGGCGCGCTGCATGCGGGCGATGGACTCGTTGCGGTCGCGGCCTCGATAAGAATTACGGCTTCCTGTTGCTATAAAGTCTGGTTTCACCATTGGGAGTGGACACAGCAAATATAATATTTTCCCCGTCAGGAGATACGGCTAACGCATAAAGGTTATCCACATCTTCACTTCTAATGATCATTTTGTTAGACGCTATTTCGTACAGGAACAACTGTTTTTTGGCTCGAGAAGAGGATTCTGTAAATCCTCCCATCCTGCCGTTCCACACGTTGCTCACGGGATTGCTTTCTTCAAAATTAGCGCGTTTGATCGTCTTCTTGCCTAGATCGAGAAAACCCCACGGTTTTTCAGCGGACGGTTCTTTATAAAAGAATCGAATGATCTCGTCATTTGAAATCTGCGGATCCAAAAAGGTATTGTTATCTGGGAGATTCGTCAGTGAGGCGCTTTTATCTGCGAGGTTATACTTTGCCAGTATGCTCTTGTTGCCTTCTTTATAGGCCACAAGCACATGATTCTTATCGGCCCAATATGCTCGGTATGCGTTTACAAAGGGCAATTTTTCTGTAGAGAGAAGTTTGTTATCGGTCAGGTATACGGCGCTGGTTTTCGTTTTAAAGTCATTCTCAAGGATGAGCAGTTTATAGTTCTCTTCGTTAAAAAATACATCGTTGACGTTCGGAAACTTCTCTTTCACCTCATTAATCAGATTCCTTTTCATCTTGACGGCGTTATTTTCAATCGAGAGAACGCTATCATTTCTTATGATAGAGAAACTGTTCGGGTCTTTGATCTTAACGGATGCATCAGGATAAAGCGTATACTCGGCACATAACATAGTCACCTTGTTATTTTTTAAATCGTATTTATAGAGATCACAATTGGCGCTGCTGTCATCTGGATTGTTTTTTCCGTTAAGAACCGAGAATATAATGTTATTGTTGTCTAAAAAGTCAATTCCACTGATCGGTTTGAACTTAATTTTGCTATTTAAGTCTAATAACTCTTTGTTCTTAAACTTTCCCGATTCATTACTGACTTCTGGTTTATTCTCTTTAAGAACCTGATAGTATTGGGAACCGGGATTGTTTATTTTAAGGCTCGGTGTCGACATTTCCTGGCCTTTTTCTTGACTTCTTATGTTCACGGCATTTTCAGTTACGGGAGTCGCAGGTTTATTTGAAGTATTGCAAGCAGCCAGCGCCGGAGTTAGTAATAATGCGATAAGTACGATTGATTTCGTCTTCATAAAAACACCTCTCACTCTTCATTAAACAGCACGATAACCCCCCTATCAATCAGTTGATACGGGGGTTATCGTATTATTGTGGACGAATGTTAATAACCAAAATACTGCATTGCGTAGTAAATGTTTTGCGAAGTAAAGTCGCTATCGCTGCCAGAGGCGTCACTCGTTTTGCTTGCCCATTCGACACCACAATGTAAATGAGTGCCGCTAGAGTTGCCTTTAGAGCCTTCCGTGCCTATCTGTTGACCATGGGAAACATAGGATCCTTGTTGTATTCCGCTTTGAATCGAATTCATATGCCGGTAAAAAATCGTTTCGTTAATGTCAGAGCAATAAATAGCCACCAACCCCACAGTGGCGTCCACTTTGGTCACATAGCCAGGCGACCCCCAATGAGTAACAGGTTCCCCTGTTGTCCCTTTGATCATATCTAACCCTTCATGGGCGCCTCTTTGAGAATAGGAATAGGTTCCCCACATGTTCGTATAGTAAGGCGTAGCCGTGGTATCTCTAAAGGCGTTAGAAAAAATCCGGCCCGCATAATACGACTGGGTCTGCCGAATGGCATCCGAACTTGGAGTGCCCGATGCTTTACAAAAATAGTCGTTACCGTACCCCGGCATATTGCAATTAACATAATCCCCGGGATAGTACTGCATAACAGCAAAAGCGCTCGTGCACATCGTCAAGGAGATCAAGGCGCCGCTCAAAGCAACAGCCAGCTTTTTTGTAATTTTCATTTCTAATCACCTCTAGTTCTTCAGATTTTCCAGGTGTTTCGCTTTGATTGCCTTTTTATAACCAAGATGTTCATCATACTGTTTGTCCGCTTCATTGATTTGCTCTGTCAGTTCTTTAAGAACAGAATCGGGTTGGGTCAGGATATTGTCGTAAGATTGATATTCTTTGAGCATTTTACGGGCTGTTTCCAGCGAGATCCCTCTTTTTTGCAGTTGTTCCGCTTGTTCAGAACGAGGAGCATAGATTTTTTCCGTTTTTGCGTTCGAGTAGGCGTTAAAGTCTGCGTTTGTCCAGTTAGCATACTCGGCCTCGCTGAGTTCGGGGTAGATTCCTTTGATCAACTCTTGCTGCCTCTTCGATAGTTTCCATGACGCTTCTAACTTTTTAAAATCATCGTTATCCATGTTAGCGATATCTGTTTCGCTAAAACCCCGTTCTTTCAGTTCCTTTTTTTGGTTATCGTCCAAATCGAATAGATCATGATAGGCTTGCGCAATTTCTGCTTTGCTTTTACCCGTTACATCCACCTTGGAATCTGTGCCATTCGCATAAACCGGTAGTGATACAAAGGCGCAAATTGTAAGCGCAGAAGCAATTTTTAAGAGACGATTGTCCTTGATCAAGTGTAGTCCCCCTTCCGTAATCTTCCTTCAAGCTCAGATTTCTTTTGACGATTCGTGTCAATGAAATGAAACAATCCACTCTACAATTTGACGTTCTGGAACAGTGTCTTTTTTATCACCCCCTTTCCGAGCAGATATCCCCTCGTATAGCACTAACCGAAAATCAAAATTTTGGTTAGCCGCAATATGGTTTCGATTGCAACCAATCGACGCATATCATTGGAATTCTGTAATGATAATACGACCATATAAATGAAATTCCTTCATAATGTACCCAAAAGGAACATATTTCTCCCTAAATTTAAAAAATGTCACAATATATCTATTTGTAACTAATTATTACATGTGCTAATGTATTGAAAAAAATAGTTTATCAAAAAGCTGGTTCGAACAAATACTATGGCTTATATATTGATTAAGTAAAAAGCCGACAGCGCATAAAACGCTGCCAGCCGAATGTGCAGACCATAGCAAGCCCTCTATGTCACCTTGAAAGAAAAAAACAACCCGCCCACACATGTGGCCGGGTTGTTTCATGCATATTTACGGTTGTTAGAAGGTCTCCCGCCCTATTCCCCCATCATCCGCCGCTGGATGAAGTTCGTGTAGACTTCACCCTTCTGGAAGAAGGCGTTGCCCAGCACTTTTTGCTGGAAGGGGATGGTTGTCTTGACGCCTTCGATGACGAACTCTTCGAGGGCGCGTTGCATGCGGGCGATGGCTTCGTTGCGGTCACGGCCCCAGACGATCAGCTTGCCGACCATCGAGTCATAGGTGGGCGGGATGGTGTAGCCGGCGTAGGCGGCGCTGTCGAGGCGGACGCCCAGTCCGCCGGGGGG
The Heliomicrobium undosum DNA segment above includes these coding regions:
- a CDS encoding Kae1-like domain-containing protein; the encoded protein is MGTEIIRGVLGIDTSCYTTSVAFASLDGRLLAQKRQLLPVKQGERGLRQGDAFFLHGRQLPHVMEALFAELRQFGEAEAGKEGLRQVRVEAVAVSTRPRPEEGAYLPVFLAGEAVGRSVAAAQGIPFFATTHQEGHIMAGIASLEDREQADALLEKGFLSVHLSGGTTELLRVQFDAAGAVFSIEKLGATTDLHAGQLVDRVGVALGLPFPAGPRLEALAAQCDGGGCAAEGAAEGSIEAIEAITFPASVKGYNVSFSGAEAQALRLIDQWRKANEAAGGDMLGDIATKAASAAIARGIERCLASTLEKILRRAIEETGCREVLIVGGVAANGFLRRRLRERLEHRAVGGRLAFATPALSGDNAAGVAVLGAKFLSASTACR
- the xseA gene encoding exodeoxyribonuclease VII large subunit, which codes for MDKIWSVTQLNTYIQGLLEKAPRLADVWVQGEISNYKHHTSGHMYFTLKDRDSVVKAVMFRGKNRYLSFRPENGLNVIVRGQVSVYPRDGIYQIYAEEMEPAGLGGIFLALEQAKRRLEADGLFAAEHKRPLPPLPRKVGIVTAPTGAAIRDLFSVIKRRFPAMNIAFAPAVVQGEEAVPSLIRALQLIVRVPGVDVVIIGRGGGSREDLWAFNDEALCRAIAACPVPVVSAVGHESDVSLTDLVADVRAATPSAAAELVVPLYSALHGRVDDLALQLQRATTVRLARERRALSALAGRPSLNNPMVRLRVPRQRIDQFEERLRRAVSLSRAAQLRGRLKELEVRLLSAASPQRLRQKRDRTEDLKNRLIAAVQKEQQNRRRELVMQAGLLDALSPLAVLDRGFAICLDPTGHVLRDSAGVAEGERVDIVLQRGELTCRVEERRENRRWQMGKQTQI
- a CDS encoding Asp23/Gls24 family envelope stress response protein, with product MDTITTKQDIGHVRIAQEVVATIAGLAATEVEGVAAMSGGLGGGIAEMLGRKNLTRGVKVEVGEREAAIDMNIIVNFGSRIPEVAKRVQENVKRSIESMTGLTVVEVNVHIQGVNFPTPETKEDDRVR
- the amaP gene encoding alkaline shock response membrane anchor protein AmaP; the encoded protein is MEGPSRPLAFLVALPPAAIAIIIVAAAFSGGGGADAGGADTVERYLTTWRQGGVRATWAVGAIFYLILAGWFLFRAWPRPMKGMTILARTPHGKVQISRLAIEGLIRGAVAGFVGIRGLRVRIHTVSDGITIALHVASDLKVGLPALGEKIQQATRHVLESSTGMEPKEIQITFDPVEEERKSRLR
- the gltA gene encoding NADPH-dependent glutamate synthase, coding for MPCQDPQVRRANFDEVALGYTEEQAVKEAARCIQCKKPKCREGCPVEVLIPDFIKAVAERDFAGAAVKLKEKNALPAICGRVCPQESQCEEKCILGIKSEPVAIGRLERFVADWEMAQGASATEAAPAKGAKVAVIGAGPAGLTCAAELAKLGYAVTVFEALHTAGGVLMYGIPEFRLPKAIVDKEIANLRQLGVELQFNVVIGPSMTVEELMNEQGYAAVFLGTGAGLPNFMGIPGENLCGVFSANEFLTRTNLMKGFRFPEYGTPVKLGRKVAVLGAGNVAMDAARTAVRLGAEEVTIVYRRSDKEMPARAEEIEHAREEGVQFKLLTNPVEIIGDENGWVKAMKCLRYELGEPDASGRRKPVAIPGSEFVMDMDTVIVAIGTGPNPLATKSTAGLELNRRGNIVADEEGRTSIPGVFAGGDIVTGAATVILAMGAGKKAAQAIDAYITAKAAEAAN
- a CDS encoding sulfide/dihydroorotate dehydrogenase-like FAD/NAD-binding protein, which gives rise to MYPIVRKEILSASVKLFDLKAPLVAAKAKAGQFFILRSDEKGERIPLTIADFDREQGTITAIFQEIGAGTRLLGQLEAGDAVLDVVGPLGVPSEIERFDGPVVVVGGGVGIAPIYPIARALKEAGNRVVSIIGARNKELLFWEEKMAAVSDELIVCTDDGSYGRKGFVTDALKDFYEANKDLQRVWAIGPMPMMRAIANTTRPMGVHTIVSMNPLMMDGTGMCGACRVLVGGETKFACVDGPEFDGHLVDFDLALKRLTIYRDEEKRALAALEHHHEGGRCGCH
- the nusB gene encoding transcription antitermination factor NusB yields the protein MSRRQGRETALQTLFMADVGRMEPADALQYASEEFGISEAAAAFARELVEGAVANRETIDGNIRRLAKEWNLERMPHVDRNLLRVAIFEMLFRKDIPLNAAINEAIELAKIYANEESAKFVNGILGQLAREIRESRGEKTPAQEGAPAAVTNPVTTTVIPETAANPETLSMAEQDARPPGVNEV
- the xseB gene encoding exodeoxyribonuclease VII small subunit, which codes for MANGKANPNLTYEAAIGRLEEVVRSLETGDAPLDESLKLFQEGIGLVRHCHSQLDAYEAKVQRLIDTPDGATVVEERFEEGE
- a CDS encoding M23 family metallopeptidase, with the translated sequence MKITKKLAVALSGALISLTMCTSAFAVMQYYPGDYVNCNMPGYGNDYFCKASGTPSSDAIRQTQSYYAGRIFSNAFRDTTATPYYTNMWGTYSYSQRGAHEGLDMIKGTTGEPVTHWGSPGYVTKVDATVGLVAIYCSDINETIFYRHMNSIQSGIQQGSYVSHGQQIGTEGSKGNSSGTHLHCGVEWASKTSDASGSDSDFTSQNIYYAMQYFGY